Below is a genomic region from Flavobacterium ginsengisoli.
TCATTTCCGATATTGTTTCGCATCCATCGGTATTGAATTCCTGCTCCATTGATATTCAGTAATTTTCCAACTCTCGGATTTGATTCCGTATAATTTACATGAACAAAGTTGTTTACACGAGTACTTTTTCCTGAATTTGTTTCTGTAACAGCATAGAAAACGCCCGACGTACCACCTGTCGCTGCAACTTCTCCCGGTCGAAGCACATTTAATGACAAAGCATTATTTGGCTGATCTCCTGCTCTGTACACGATCGGAATTCCTGCAGGAAGACCAGATTCTTGTGAAGCTTTTTCAGTAACAACACCTTGATTCGTAAAATTCTCTACAATTTTTGGAGTTAATACTGTATCAATTCCGTAATATTCTAAAAGCCAGTCGGCTACTTTATTTTCTTTATAATCCCAAAGCATTCCTTCAGACAAACCATTTTTGGTAGTCGTTACTTCGCCCGTTAATTTCAAAGCGATGTAATCTCCCGGAAGCATATATTTAGAGATCTTATTGTAAACTTCAGGTTCGTTTTCTTTCACCCATTTTAGCTTTGAAGCAGTAAAATTTCCTGGCGAATTCAATAAATGCGACATGCATTTTTCTTCTCCAATTTCGGCGAAAGCCTTATTTCCAATTTCAACCGCACGGCTGTCACACCAGATAATTGAGTTTCGAAGCGCACTTCCGTCATTGTCCACAATCACCAATCCGTGCATTTGGTACGAAATACCAATTCCCTGAATTTTAGAAGCATCGATATTTGATTCTTTAATCGCTCTTTTAGTCGCTGTACAGATGTGCTGCCACCAGATTTCAGGATCTTGCTCTGCCCAGTCTGGGTGAATCGAAAGGATTTCCATTTCGTTCTGCGGTTCATTCAGAACGATTACTTTTTTGCCCGTTTCTGCTTCTACCAAGGCCGCCTTGACAGAAGAACTTCCAATATCATATCCGATATAATACATACTATAATGATTCTCTTATTATTAATTTTGTTGGCACATAACACTGCGTTTCTTCGTCATGCGTGATAAATGCCGCTGCTTTGGTTCCTAGTTCTTTAAAATCAGTTGAAACAACCGAAATTCCTTTGTATATAAACTTTTTCATTGGGGTTTCGTTATAAGATAAAAATCCAACGTCTTTCCCTGGTTCATAATCTTTCTCTTTGCACTGTTCTAAAAAGTGTCCCAAAATTCGGTCGCTTACACTGATATATGCAATTCCTTTCTCGATATTGAACTTTTTTGGATCCGTAATCACTTCATATTCAAAACCAAAATCGGCACAGAATTTTTTAAAATATTCTACCGTTTCCCACGGATGATTTGTAAAATCTGGATATACAAATTGTATTTTTTTATACTTTTTAAACAGATCTCGTTGCTTCTTTTAAAGACTCATAAAACGCTTTCCCGAAATCCT
It encodes:
- a CDS encoding xylulokinase; the encoded protein is MYYIGYDIGSSSVKAALVEAETGKKVIVLNEPQNEMEILSIHPDWAEQDPEIWWQHICTATKRAIKESNIDASKIQGIGISYQMHGLVIVDNDGSALRNSIIWCDSRAVEIGNKAFAEIGEEKCMSHLLNSPGNFTASKLKWVKENEPEVYNKISKYMLPGDYIALKLTGEVTTTKNGLSEGMLWDYKENKVADWLLEYYGIDTVLTPKIVENFTNQGVVTEKASQESGLPAGIPIVYRAGDQPNNALSLNVLRPGEVAATGGTSGVFYAVTETNSGKSTRVNNFVHVNYTESNPRVGKLLNINGAGIQYRWMRNNIGNESYEEMNEKASQINVGSQGLVVIPFGNGAERMFNNKNIGSHILNLNFNIHTSAHLFRASLEAIAFSFVYGMECLKDDNATINVIRAGNDNLFRSEIFSNTVATLIGHEIEIYNTTGAVGAARAVGLTDGDFEKFGSGITTNDHVMTFLPLKNKEEYEATYKKWKQELELILTNK
- a CDS encoding substrate-binding domain-containing protein — its product is MITDPKKFNIEKGIAYISVSDRILGHFLEQCKEKDYEPGKDVGFLSYNETPMKKFIYKGISVVSTDFKELGTKAAAFITHDEETQCYVPTKLIIRESL